A single Pseudobdellovibrionaceae bacterium DNA region contains:
- the rpsK gene encoding 30S ribosomal protein S11, whose amino-acid sequence MGVKTKKKIKKNVPHGRCYIQAGFGNLLITITDPAGGALCWASAGSLGFKGGKKGTPFAAQKAAQDVATKAMNMGMKSLEMYVSGPGGGRDSAIRALAKGGLRVTLLKDITPIPHNGCRPPKRRRV is encoded by the coding sequence ATGGGTGTAAAAACAAAGAAAAAAATAAAAAAGAATGTCCCGCACGGGCGTTGTTATATTCAAGCAGGCTTTGGTAATTTGTTAATTACTATTACAGACCCTGCTGGTGGTGCTTTATGCTGGGCTTCTGCTGGTTCTTTAGGTTTTAAAGGCGGCAAAAAGGGAACTCCCTTTGCAGCACAAAAAGCGGCTCAAGATGTAGCTACAAAAGCTATGAATATGGGAATGAAGTCTTTAGAAATGTATGTTAGTGGCCCTGGCGGAGGAAGAGACTCTGCTATTCGCGCTTTAGCCAAAGGGGGGTTGCGAGTCACTTTATTAAAAGATATTACGCCTATTCCTCACAATGGGTGTAGACCTCCAAAAAGAAGAAGAGTTTAG
- the rpmJ gene encoding 50S ribosomal protein L36, giving the protein MKVRASVKKMCRNCKIIKRKGKIRVLCENPKHKQVQG; this is encoded by the coding sequence ATGAAAGTTAGAGCATCAGTAAAAAAAATGTGCAGAAACTGTAAAATTATTAAGCGAAAGGGTAAAATTAGAGTGCTTTGCGAAAACCCTAAACATAAACAGGTACAGGGGTAG
- the rpsM gene encoding 30S ribosomal protein S13, which yields MARLLGVDIPKNKRVVISLTYLYGVGNSLAKQVCKKLNLSEDTKTETLTDAQVVDIRKVLDDYTLEGDLRRERSLNIKRLMDLGCYRGIRHRLGLPVRGQVTQKNARTRKGPKKTMANKKK from the coding sequence ATGGCAAGACTTTTAGGTGTAGACATACCAAAAAACAAACGCGTTGTAATTAGTTTAACTTACTTGTATGGAGTGGGTAATTCTTTAGCTAAACAAGTTTGTAAAAAATTAAATTTATCAGAAGATACTAAAACAGAAACTTTAACCGATGCCCAAGTAGTAGATATTAGAAAAGTTTTAGATGACTACACTTTAGAGGGAGATTTACGAAGAGAAAGAAGTTTAAACATCAAACGCTTAATGGACTTAGGTTGTTATAGAGGAATTAGACATCGCTTAGGTTTACCAGTTAGAGGACAGGTAACACAAAAAAATGCAAGAACTCGTAAAGGGCCGAAAAAAACTATGGCCAATAAAAAGAAATAA